One Rhodospirillaceae bacterium DNA segment encodes these proteins:
- a CDS encoding (2Fe-2S)-binding protein — MKIVVNGKTTTIPKEYRDVRLLDFIRDYIGLKGTKYGCGKGLCGACTVHIDGVATRSCITPLAQTEGRNITTIEGLSGTTTTGSLHPVQKAWIEDDVPQCGYCQSGQIMTAAALLRRNPDPTIEEIRDEMAGNLCRCGTYDRIQRAISRASKEVGK; from the coding sequence ATGAAGATTGTGGTAAACGGCAAAACCACAACCATACCGAAGGAGTACCGGGATGTCAGATTGCTTGATTTCATTCGCGACTACATCGGCCTCAAGGGCACCAAGTATGGCTGCGGTAAAGGCCTATGTGGCGCCTGCACGGTTCACATTGACGGTGTTGCGACTCGTTCCTGTATCACGCCCCTAGCCCAGACCGAAGGCCGAAATATCACGACCATTGAAGGACTCTCGGGAACCACGACGACGGGGTCTCTCCATCCCGTTCAGAAGGCATGGATTGAAGACGATGTTCCCCAGTGTGGATATTGTCAGTCCGGCCAAATCATGACGGCCGCCGCCCTGCTAAGGCGTAACCCAGACCCGACAATCGAAGAAATTCGCGACGAGATGGCCGGCAACCTTTGTCGCTGTGGGACATATGATCGAATCCAAAGAGCCATCAGCCGGGCAAGCAAAGAGGTGGGAAAATGA